The genomic region TTAAGTGCCCTATAAGAAGGGGTAATACAGAGGATAATACACCGGCTGTTATCCACTTTGACATAGTACCGGGTAATAGTTTAAAAATACATTTGGGTGCCAAAGGTTTTGGCAGTGAAAATATGAGCGCTGTTAAAATGTTAAAACCCTCAGATGAAGTTAAAGGTATAAAAGATTTCGTAATTGAGACTATAAAAAACGCAGGTGGTAATCCCTGTCCACCGATAATCGTTGGGGTTGGAATCGGCGGCACCTTCGATAAGGTAACGATGTTAGCAAAAAAGGCACTTCTCAAAGATTTAGGACAAAGACATGAGGATTCATATATTGGGGATCTTGAACTTGAGTTATTAAAGGAAATAAACGAATTGGGTATAGGGCCTCAGGGCTTTGGTGGAAAAACTACTGCTCTAGATTTACATATAGAAACCTTTCCTACTCATATTGCAGGGCTACCTGTTGCAGTGAACATAAACTGTCATGCGTCCAGGCATGGTGAAATAATATTATAGTAATTTAAATAGATATCTATGGAGGAAAATATGGAAAACATAAAAATAGAAACCCCTTTAACGATTACAGATATAGATAAATTAACCGTTGGTCAAAAAGTTTTAATAAGTGGAGTAATATATACTGCAAGAGATCAGGCCCATAAAAGACTATATAATATGATAATAGAAGGAAAGGAGCTCCCCTTTGAGCTTAAAGACCAAATTATATATTATGTCGGACCTACTCCAGCTTCACCGGGAAGAGTTATAGGCTCCGCAGGACCTACGACTAGTGGTAGAATGGATGCGTATACACCCTTGATTTTAGAAAAGGGTTTAAAAGGTATGATTGGAAAAGGAAATAGAAATGAAGCTGTAATTAATGCTATAAAGTTAAATAAAGCAGTATATTTTGCTGCAATCGGTGGCGCAGGTGCTTTAATATCTGATTGTATAGTAGAGAGTGAAACTATAGCCTTTAAAGATTTAGGAACAGAGGCCATACATAAACTAGTTGTTAAGGACTTACCTACAATAGTCGCTATTGATAGTAAAGGAAATAATTTATATGAACTTGGAACTGAAAGTTATTTAAAAAAAGATAAATAATTAAACCTGTGGTTTTTCAATGTATTGACCCTATATTGGTATTTTTGCGCACTTGATTATTGTAAAAAATTTCTATATGTTTATATTATATAGTGTTTGGAAAAATATTAAGTTCTATAGTAATAAAATAAGAAATAGGGATTTGTACTTAGAGTGTTGTTTTCAATTGAGTAATTTCGAATGGTCTTGTAATACTAAATGTATGATAAGGAAATTAGGAGGGTAAGCATGAAAAACAATAAACTAGAGAACTTTCGTGGTTTAAAAGCAAAGATTTTATCTGCTGGTGATGAGAATATAGTTAAGGAATTGAGGAAAAAGTCAAAACTTACTGCCCGGGAAAGGATAAATATGTTGTTTGATTCTGGAACGTTTGTAGAGTTAGATGCTTTTGTTAAAAGTAGGCCATCTAGTATGGAAAAAACTGAGGCATTTAGCGAAGGTGTTATTACAGGCTATGGCTTAGTAGAAGGAAAACTAGTATATGCATATGCTCAAGATTATACTGTTTTAGCTGGGTCAGTTGGAGAGATGCATGGGAAAAAAATTGTTAGGGTCCAAGAAATGGCACTAAAAATGGGTGCACCAATCATTGGACTACAGGATTCTGGTGGAGCTAGAATACAAGAAGGAATTAATGCATTAGCTATATACGCAGAAATTTTACGTCTAAATACAATTTCCTCGGGGGTAATACCCCAAATTACAGCAATTATGGGCTTGAGTGCTGGTAGTGCAGCATATACCCCTGCCTTATCTGATTTTGTTTTTATGGTAAATGAAACAAGTCAGCTCTTTGTTAATGGACCTAATGCTATCGAAGGGGCTACATCTGAAAGATTATCAGCTCAAGATATTGGTGGAGCAATAATTCATAATGAAAGTAGTGGTACAGCACATTTTTTGGCCACTAATGACATGGAATGTATTGATATGATAAGGGAATTGATTACTATGATTCCTTCAAATAATATTGAAGGTGCACCTATTATAGAAACTAATGATGATATTAATAAAATTATCCCAGGTCTTGAAAATATAATTCCAGAAGCTTCTGATGCTGATTATGATATGAGAAATATAATCATGGCAATCTGTGATGATGGATATTTTATGGAAGTACATAAGTATTTTGCTCGAAATATTTTGACTGGGTTTATTCGTATTAATGGTCAAACTATTGGGGTAATTGGGAACCAACCTAATGTTTTAGACGGGTGCCTAGATATAAACTCCTCTGATAAGGGTGCGAGATTTGTTAGATTTTGTGATAGCTTTAATATTCCGTTATTAACTTTAGTAGATGTACCTGGATTTTTACCGGAAGCAAACCAAGAATATGGTGGGCTCATTAGACATGGTGGTAAACTTTTTTATGCATACGCTGAATCAACTGTTCCCAAGGTTACACTTGTAGTGAGGAGAGCATATGGTGGGGGATATATAGCCATGTGTAGTAAAAATTTAGGTGCGGATATTGTATTTGCGTGGCCTATGGCGGAAATTGCAGTTATGACACCTGCGGCTGCAGCAAATATAGTATTTAAAAGTGAAATTGCCAATGCCAAGAATCCTAAGGAAATGCGAGTAGAAAAAGTTTCGGAATATATTATGGAATATGCTACACCCTATAAAGCTGCTGAAATGGGATTTGTTGACGATATAATTGAACCATCGGCTACAAGACCTAGAGTTGCCGATGCATTAAACATGTTAATGAGTAAAAGTGATAGTAGGCCTTCAAAAAAACATGGGAATATACCATTGTAAAAACTTTAAAGAGGTGAATTTGTATGGACTTGATTGGAAAGTTAAAGAATTCTATTGATTCCCTTACTTTAGGGGAAAAGATACTTGGGGGCATAGGGGTTTCTCTATTTGGGATGGTAGTAGTATTTTTTATTTTAGTTTTAATTATGTTTGCAGTAAATCTTTTACAAAAATTTGCTGGAGAATCTAAGAAAGTTCCTTCAGAATCCGTTTCATTTGACGAAACTGGGATGAATTCTGAGGTTCAACAGGAAATACTTGAAGATTATGGAGAGTTGGTTGCTGTTATTACTGCTGCTATAGCTGCCAGTTTAAATACATCTACTCATAATATAGTAGTTAAAAATATTACAAGAAAGCAAGACACAACTCCAGCGTGGAGTAAGTTTAATCGCATGCAACAGTTAAGATAGTTAATGAATTATTCTTGATTTAATGAGGAGGAATTTTAAATGAGAAAATTTTATATAACTGTAAACGGTGTAAGTTATGAAGTAGAGGTTGAAGAAATTACAGAGGGAGTACAGCCCACTCCAAGAACAGTAACTGCTAGTCCAAATAATTCTGCTCAAGAACCAATGAAACCAACACAAAGTCAAACTTCAAGCGTATTAAAGGAGGTTCCTTCTGACGCGACTATTGTTGATGCTCCAATGCAGGGTAATGCATGGAAGGTGTTAGTAAAAGAAGGAGATAAGGTAAAAAAAGGGCAAGTACTCATTATCCTTGAAGCGATGAAAATGGAAAATGAAATTATGTCACCTATAGATGGAGTTATAGCCTCTGTTAATGTTGTGGAGGGTGCATCGGTTAATGGTGGAGATGTGCTAGTATCTATTAAATAATGGCACGTATAAACTAAGAAGGGAGATGCACAGATGATTGATGTTCTGTTTAGGTTTTTAGAAGGTACAGGATTTGCTCATATGACTTGGCAACATCTTGTTATGATAATAGTTGCATGTTTGCTTTTGTATTTAGCAGTAGCAAAAAAATTCGAACCTTTACTTCTTGTTCCGATAGCCTTTGGTATGCTATTAACGAATCTACCCTTAAGCGGCATTATGGATGAAGGTGGTCTTCTTTACTATTTTTATACATATGGATTGAAAACAGCTATATTTCCACCTCTAATATTTTTAGGTGTTGGGGCTATGACAGACTTTGGACCACTAATCGCTAATCCAAAAAGTATACTTCTTGGAGCGGCGGCACAGTTTGGGATTTTTATGACTTTTATTGGTGCATTAATGCTAGGTTTTGATGCTCAAGGTGCAGCTTCTATAGGGATTATTGGAGGGGCTGACGGTCCAACTGCCATATTCCTAACCTCTATTTTAAGACCGGATTTGTTAGGACCCATTGCAGTAGCCGCATATTCCTATATGGCCTTAGTGCCTGTAATACAACCACCAATTATGAGGGCATTAACTACGGAAGAAGAACGTAAAATAAAAATGAAGCAGCTAAGAACAGTATCCAAAAAAGAAAGAATTATTTTTCCTATTTTAGTTGCGGTTTTTGTGTCGTTAGTTTTACCTGCTGCAACGTCTTTAGTAGGTATGCTAATGCTCGGGAATTTATTAAAGGAAAGTGGTGTTACTGAGAGACTTTCTAAAACAGCACAAAATGAGCTAATAAACATAGTGACTATTTTATTAGGTATAAGTGTAGGTGGGACTGCAAGGGCGGATCAATTTTTAAATCTACAGACTCTTATGATTATAGGATTAGGTATTGTTGCATTCGGGTTTGGAACTGCTTCAGGTGTTATACTTGCAAAGATTATGAATAAGCTTATGGGTGGAAATGCAATAAATCCATTAATAGGCTCCGCTGGTGTGTCCGCAGTACCTATGGCAGCTAGAGTTTCTCAAGTAGAAGGGCAAAAGGCTGACCCAAGTAATTTCCTATTAATGCATGCCATGGGCCCAAATGTTGCGGGGGTAATAGGTTCAGCTATTGCAGCAGGAATATTATTGACTTTATTTGCTAATTAATATAATGTGGTATCATTGGGAGAGTAGAACACTCTCTTTTTAATTTCTAAAGAATGATGGTGATAATTTTGCGAAATGACATTATAGAAATACTTAATAATAGAAAAGGAGAGTTCATTTCTGGAGAAGAATTGAGCTACTTATTAAAAGTATCTCGTACTGCTATTTGGAAACATATTAATATATTAAGAAAAGAAGGCTATGAAATAGAATCTGTTCATAAAAAAGGGTACCGAATTGTTGAAAATTACAATAGTCTATTGCCAGGTGAATTAATTGGGAGATTGCAAACTCAAACTATAGGGAGAAACATAATTTATTTTGAAAGTATCGATTCGACTAACGATTATTGCAAACAAAAAGGAAATGATTTGTCCCATGGAACAGTTGTAATAAGTGAAGAACAGCTACTTGGAAGGGGTAGACTAGGAAGAGCCTGGGCATCACCAAAGGGTGAGGGTATTTGGATGTCTATTTTTCTAAAACCCCATATACCACCTTTGGAGGGGACAAAACTTACCCAAATTGCTGCAGCAGCAGTATGTAGTACAATTAGAAATGTTGTAGGTATAGACACCTTAATAAAATGGCCAAATGATATAGTTTTCAATGGTAAAAAACTATGCGGTATACTGACAGAGATGTCCGCAGAACTAAATGAAATTCATTATTTAATTGTAGGTGTTGGTATAAACGTGAATACACTGTATTTTTCTGAAGAAATAAGCGATGTTGCAACGTCAATAGCTGTTGAGATAGGTAAAACAGTGGATAGAAAAACTTTAGTAACTAATATATTAAAAGTATTTGAGGAGTTGTATGAAGACTTCATAATAAAAGGAAGCATAAAAAAAACTATTGCTATATGCAAGGAGTTTTCAGCTATATTAAATAAGAAGGTTAATATTATTAGGGGAAATAGTATAAAAGAAGGTTTAGTTATAGATATAACGGAAGAGGGAAATCTCCTAATGTTAATGGAAAATGGTGAGAAGGAAGTAATTCAATCTGGAGAGGTCTCTGTTAGAGGACTAAATGGGTACGTGTGATAAAAGTATTGCAATATAAATATGAACCTGCTACAATTATACGGTATATATACCAAACTAAACTTAAGAAGGTGAAATTTAATGATATTGGTTTTTGACGTTGGAAATAGCAATATTGTTTTAGGTTTATACGAGGGTAGAGAACTGCTTAATTGCTGGAGAATTTCAACAGATAAGGACAAGACTTCTGATGAATATAGCTTAATGATTCATCAACTCTTTCACTATAGCAATGTTGATATTAAGAAAGTTGAAGATGTAATAATATCATCAGTAGTGCCTAATATAATGTATTCGTTAGAACATGCAACTAGAAAATTATTTAACATAGATCCTTTAGTAGTTGGACCTGGGATTAAAACTGGTATTAACATTAAATATGATAACCCAAAACAAGTTGGGGCAGATAGAATAGTTAATGCTGTGGCGGCCTTTGAAAAATATGAGGGGCCTTTAATAATAGTAGATTTCGGGACTGCAACTACTTTCTGCGCTGTATCAAAAGAGGGCGTATACTTAGGGGGAACAATTTCTCCTGGTCTTAAAATATCCAGTGATGCACTTTTCCAAAGAGCAGCTAAGTTACCAAGAGTTGAATTAGTTAAACCAGGAAAAGTTATTTGTAAAAATACTGTAAACAGTATGCAAGCTGGCATAATTTATGGTTATGTTGGACTTGTAGAGTATATAATTAAAAAAATGAAATCAGAATTAAATACTAAAAATGCAACTGTTGTTGCCACAGGGGGATTAGCTACTCTGATTGCTAGTGAAACTGATATCATTAATGTAGTAGATAAATACTTAACTCTTGAGGGTCTGATAATTATTTACGAAAGAAATAAAGAAGAAGCAAATAGAAGATATATAGGACAAGATTAATTCTTGTTCTTTTTTTATATTTAAAAAGGAGTTAGAAAAAGGGTTTTAACTATAACTTAAAGAATAATACTATTAAGTAATAGTGAGTGAGGTGGGCGTTCTATGGTCAATGAAAATAAGGAAATATATAACTCTACACTTGAATCTTTAAAAAAACAAAATGAGGATTTAGAGTTATATAAAAATATCGTCAGTAATTTTTACTATTCTATGGTTGTAGTAGATAAAGAGGGGCGTATAATAATTCTTAATAAAGCCTATTGTAATTTTCTCGGAGTGAATGAGGATGAGGTTATAGGGAAGCATTGTACTGAAGTTATTGAAAATACAAGAATGCATATTGTAGCGAAAACTGGAAAACAAGAAATCGGTGATGTTCAGCATATTAAAGGAAATTATATGATAGCAGACCGTATTCCGATCTACAAGGATGGGGAAATAATTGGTGCTGTCGGGACAGTTATTTTTAAAGATGTTCTGGACCTTAACACTTATGTAAGTAGAATAAGTCGTATGGAGAAAGAATTTGATCTATTTAAAAAGGAACTAAAAAAGGCCCTAGGTAGTGACTATACCTTTCAGAGTATTGTTGGAGAAAGTGAAAGTATTAGAAAGGTAAAAGACCTATCAAGGAAAGTTGCTGCATCAAAGTCAAATGTATTATTGCTAGGGGAAAGCGGAACTGGAAAGGAATTGTTTGCCCATGCAATTCATAATGCCAGCTCTAGAGTAGATTATCCCTTAATAAAGATTAATTGTGCAGCAATA from Serpentinicella alkaliphila harbors:
- a CDS encoding fumarate hydratase → MKTIDCKEIVDAVKKLCIQININMPNDVKEALVNSINDEDSMIGRRILEDILLNGQIASRKEIPMCQDTGMIVVFVEIGQDVKIINGSLSEAINEGVRLGYREGFLRKSVVKCPIRRGNTEDNTPAVIHFDIVPGNSLKIHLGAKGFGSENMSAVKMLKPSDEVKGIKDFVIETIKNAGGNPCPPIIVGVGIGGTFDKVTMLAKKALLKDLGQRHEDSYIGDLELELLKEINELGIGPQGFGGKTTALDLHIETFPTHIAGLPVAVNINCHASRHGEIIL
- a CDS encoding Fe-S-containing hydro-lyase, yielding MENIKIETPLTITDIDKLTVGQKVLISGVIYTARDQAHKRLYNMIIEGKELPFELKDQIIYYVGPTPASPGRVIGSAGPTTSGRMDAYTPLILEKGLKGMIGKGNRNEAVINAIKLNKAVYFAAIGGAGALISDCIVESETIAFKDLGTEAIHKLVVKDLPTIVAIDSKGNNLYELGTESYLKKDK
- a CDS encoding acyl-CoA carboxylase subunit beta produces the protein MKNNKLENFRGLKAKILSAGDENIVKELRKKSKLTARERINMLFDSGTFVELDAFVKSRPSSMEKTEAFSEGVITGYGLVEGKLVYAYAQDYTVLAGSVGEMHGKKIVRVQEMALKMGAPIIGLQDSGGARIQEGINALAIYAEILRLNTISSGVIPQITAIMGLSAGSAAYTPALSDFVFMVNETSQLFVNGPNAIEGATSERLSAQDIGGAIIHNESSGTAHFLATNDMECIDMIRELITMIPSNNIEGAPIIETNDDINKIIPGLENIIPEASDADYDMRNIIMAICDDGYFMEVHKYFARNILTGFIRINGQTIGVIGNQPNVLDGCLDINSSDKGARFVRFCDSFNIPLLTLVDVPGFLPEANQEYGGLIRHGGKLFYAYAESTVPKVTLVVRRAYGGGYIAMCSKNLGADIVFAWPMAEIAVMTPAAAANIVFKSEIANAKNPKEMRVEKVSEYIMEYATPYKAAEMGFVDDIIEPSATRPRVADALNMLMSKSDSRPSKKHGNIPL
- a CDS encoding OadG family protein; this translates as MDLIGKLKNSIDSLTLGEKILGGIGVSLFGMVVVFFILVLIMFAVNLLQKFAGESKKVPSESVSFDETGMNSEVQQEILEDYGELVAVITAAIAASLNTSTHNIVVKNITRKQDTTPAWSKFNRMQQLR
- a CDS encoding biotin/lipoyl-containing protein, with protein sequence MRKFYITVNGVSYEVEVEEITEGVQPTPRTVTASPNNSAQEPMKPTQSQTSSVLKEVPSDATIVDAPMQGNAWKVLVKEGDKVKKGQVLIILEAMKMENEIMSPIDGVIASVNVVEGASVNGGDVLVSIK
- a CDS encoding sodium ion-translocating decarboxylase subunit beta translates to MIDVLFRFLEGTGFAHMTWQHLVMIIVACLLLYLAVAKKFEPLLLVPIAFGMLLTNLPLSGIMDEGGLLYYFYTYGLKTAIFPPLIFLGVGAMTDFGPLIANPKSILLGAAAQFGIFMTFIGALMLGFDAQGAASIGIIGGADGPTAIFLTSILRPDLLGPIAVAAYSYMALVPVIQPPIMRALTTEEERKIKMKQLRTVSKKERIIFPILVAVFVSLVLPAATSLVGMLMLGNLLKESGVTERLSKTAQNELINIVTILLGISVGGTARADQFLNLQTLMIIGLGIVAFGFGTASGVILAKIMNKLMGGNAINPLIGSAGVSAVPMAARVSQVEGQKADPSNFLLMHAMGPNVAGVIGSAIAAGILLTLFAN
- a CDS encoding biotin--[acetyl-CoA-carboxylase] ligase, translating into MMVIILRNDIIEILNNRKGEFISGEELSYLLKVSRTAIWKHINILRKEGYEIESVHKKGYRIVENYNSLLPGELIGRLQTQTIGRNIIYFESIDSTNDYCKQKGNDLSHGTVVISEEQLLGRGRLGRAWASPKGEGIWMSIFLKPHIPPLEGTKLTQIAAAAVCSTIRNVVGIDTLIKWPNDIVFNGKKLCGILTEMSAELNEIHYLIVGVGINVNTLYFSEEISDVATSIAVEIGKTVDRKTLVTNILKVFEELYEDFIIKGSIKKTIAICKEFSAILNKKVNIIRGNSIKEGLVIDITEEGNLLMLMENGEKEVIQSGEVSVRGLNGYV
- a CDS encoding type III pantothenate kinase; the protein is MILVFDVGNSNIVLGLYEGRELLNCWRISTDKDKTSDEYSLMIHQLFHYSNVDIKKVEDVIISSVVPNIMYSLEHATRKLFNIDPLVVGPGIKTGINIKYDNPKQVGADRIVNAVAAFEKYEGPLIIVDFGTATTFCAVSKEGVYLGGTISPGLKISSDALFQRAAKLPRVELVKPGKVICKNTVNSMQAGIIYGYVGLVEYIIKKMKSELNTKNATVVATGGLATLIASETDIINVVDKYLTLEGLIIIYERNKEEANRRYIGQD